The following proteins are co-located in the Vigna unguiculata cultivar IT97K-499-35 chromosome 9, ASM411807v1, whole genome shotgun sequence genome:
- the LOC114164773 gene encoding bidirectional sugar transporter SWEET10-like: MSQLSTIMIILLLDVFGFGAMLLLTLFLTKGSKRLSVIGWISLVFNISVFAAPLGIMKRVIKTKSVEFMPLSLSFFLTLNAIMWFFYGLLLNDYYIALPNTLGFLFGIIQMVLYLIYRNAKRNKLMKLQEPNSHEIIEIGEISRMEPSELNHISSGAVTEIATEDPNRREEGNGNPKNIMDSHSNM; this comes from the exons ATGTCACAGCTTTCGACCATCATGATTATTCTCTTGTTGGATGTGTTTGGGTTCGGAGCCATGCTTCTTTTAACTCTCTTCCTAACAAAAGGATCCAAACGTCTTTCCGTGATTGGATGGATTTCTCTCGTTTTCAATATAAGCGTATTCGCTGCTCCTCTCGGGATTATG AAACGTGTGATAAAGACGAAAAGTGTGGAATTCATGCCTTTAAGTTTGTCCTTCTTTTTGACCTTAAATGCTATCATGTGGTTCTTCTATGGCCTTCTCCTCAACGACTACTACATCGCT CTCCCAAATACACTAGGTTTTCTATTCGGCATAATTCAGATGGTGCTGTATTTGATTTATAGAAACGCCAAGAGAAATAAGCTAATGAAATTGCAAGAACCAAACAGTCATGAGATTATTGAGATTGGGGAGATAAGCAGAATGGAACCGTCTGAGCTGAATCATATAAGCAGTGGTGCTGTGACTGAGATTGCTACTGAGGATCCAaatagaagagaagaaggaaatGGAAACCCTAAGAACATAATGGATTCCCATAGCAATATGTGA